A window of the Bacteriovorax sp. PP10 genome harbors these coding sequences:
- a CDS encoding 3-oxoacyl-ACP synthase III family protein, translating to MTKFRSEITGVGSYVPPKVFTNFDLEKMMETTDEWIQQRTGIVQRHWVDENTSTSDLALQACLNALKNANMETKDIDMIIFATLSPDHDFPGTGCFLQAKLGIPEITVLDIRQQCTGFLYGISIADKFILSGSHKNILVVGAEVHSKGLDKTPNGRNVGVLFGDGAGAVVVSRRELVNEKTDSRIINTHLYADGNFAKELWIPAPGNALGSERISHQMLEEGMHYPQMNGKTVFVHATKRMAECLRHSCSEAGVTLDEVDVFLFHQANMRINSKVAEMLGIPESKVFNTIQHYGNTTAATIPLGMDDAMKAGVLKKGMLVASAAFGAGFTWASAVWRQ from the coding sequence ATGACGAAATTTAGAAGTGAGATCACCGGTGTAGGCTCTTACGTTCCACCAAAAGTTTTTACCAATTTTGACTTGGAAAAAATGATGGAGACCACGGACGAATGGATTCAGCAAAGAACGGGGATCGTTCAACGTCATTGGGTAGATGAAAATACATCGACGTCTGATCTTGCTTTGCAAGCTTGTTTGAACGCTCTTAAAAATGCCAATATGGAGACTAAAGATATCGATATGATTATCTTCGCAACTCTAAGCCCGGATCACGATTTCCCGGGAACAGGGTGTTTTCTCCAGGCAAAACTTGGAATTCCAGAAATTACTGTCCTGGATATTCGTCAACAGTGTACGGGATTTCTTTACGGGATCAGTATCGCTGATAAATTCATTTTAAGCGGAAGCCATAAAAACATTCTGGTTGTCGGTGCAGAAGTGCATTCAAAAGGATTGGATAAAACTCCTAACGGAAGAAACGTTGGTGTCTTATTCGGTGATGGTGCCGGAGCTGTTGTGGTGTCTCGCCGTGAACTAGTTAATGAAAAAACTGATTCGAGAATTATCAATACGCATCTATATGCAGATGGAAATTTTGCCAAAGAACTTTGGATTCCAGCTCCAGGAAACGCTCTTGGAAGCGAGAGAATCTCTCATCAGATGTTAGAAGAAGGAATGCACTATCCTCAAATGAACGGTAAAACTGTTTTCGTTCACGCAACAAAGAGAATGGCAGAGTGTCTGCGACATTCATGTAGTGAAGCAGGTGTGACTTTAGATGAGGTCGATGTATTTTTATTCCATCAGGCCAATATGAGAATCAATTCAAAGGTTGCTGAGATGTTAGGGATTCCTGAATCAAAGGTCTTCAATACCATTCAACATTACGGGAACACGACAGCTGCAACGATTCCATTAGGGATGGACGATGCCATGAAAGCTGGTGTTCTGAAAAAAGGAATGTTGGTTGCTTCAGCTGCATTCGGAGCTGGATTCACATGGGCAAGTGCTGTCTGGAGACAATAA
- a CDS encoding S8 family peptidase: MNSKLLSVSLLSLFISFTAQATPFNGYIVKVKEGSNFLSSKAVSSYGQITKTAATNFGTFARLETSKGLSDKAMQSLANNPEIEYIEPNYIISLHSNSKKVGTPTDAMFAKQWGLLNTGKNGGGIFSPGVAGEDINVAKAWDITQGAIGDKTIRIAVIDTGVDYTHPDLKSQIEVNVAELNGKAGVDDDGNGFIDDVYGYDFANKDGDPMDGHGHGTHCAGVIGASHNSVGIAGVMSNVKIVPIKFLTDAGSGETIDAISAIDYAIKRGVNVMSNSWGGGEKEQSLLDAITAAETAGITFVAAAGNESSNNDSTASYPANYDVSNVISVGSYTAAGAKSSFSNYGVKSVHVTAPGSSILSTYKNGGYASLSGTSMATPHIAGVIGLLLSKEPNLTPAQIRERLVNTSVKTDKLKSASLSGGRVDAFRALTNK, from the coding sequence ATGAATTCAAAATTGTTGTCAGTTTCTCTCTTGTCACTTTTTATTTCTTTCACAGCTCAAGCAACTCCATTCAACGGCTACATTGTTAAAGTAAAAGAAGGATCAAATTTTTTATCTTCTAAGGCCGTATCAAGTTACGGACAAATTACGAAAACAGCTGCAACGAATTTCGGAACGTTCGCTCGTCTGGAAACAAGTAAAGGGCTGTCAGATAAAGCGATGCAATCACTTGCTAACAATCCTGAAATTGAATATATCGAACCAAACTATATTATCTCTCTTCATAGCAATAGCAAAAAAGTGGGAACTCCAACTGATGCTATGTTTGCTAAGCAATGGGGTCTGCTAAACACTGGTAAAAATGGCGGTGGAATTTTCTCTCCAGGTGTTGCTGGTGAAGATATCAACGTGGCAAAAGCGTGGGACATCACTCAAGGGGCAATTGGGGATAAAACAATTAGAATTGCTGTCATCGATACAGGTGTTGATTACACTCACCCTGATTTAAAATCACAAATCGAAGTCAACGTTGCTGAACTTAATGGTAAAGCAGGTGTTGATGATGACGGAAACGGATTTATTGACGATGTTTACGGATACGACTTCGCTAATAAAGATGGTGACCCAATGGATGGTCATGGGCACGGAACTCACTGTGCTGGTGTGATTGGAGCAAGTCACAACTCTGTTGGTATCGCAGGTGTGATGAGCAACGTAAAAATTGTTCCGATTAAATTTTTAACAGACGCTGGTTCTGGTGAAACAATCGATGCGATCAGCGCGATTGATTACGCGATTAAAAGAGGCGTAAACGTTATGTCGAATTCATGGGGTGGCGGAGAAAAAGAGCAGTCTCTATTAGACGCTATCACTGCAGCTGAAACAGCAGGTATTACTTTCGTTGCTGCTGCTGGAAATGAATCAAGCAATAACGATTCAACGGCAAGTTACCCAGCGAACTACGATGTTTCAAACGTGATCTCAGTTGGTTCTTATACAGCAGCGGGAGCAAAATCAAGCTTCTCTAACTACGGTGTAAAATCAGTTCACGTGACAGCACCTGGTTCATCAATCCTTTCAACTTACAAGAACGGTGGATACGCAAGTCTTTCAGGGACTTCAATGGCCACTCCACATATCGCGGGAGTTATTGGGCTATTATTATCGAAAGAGCCTAATTTAACACCAGCTCAGATCAGAGAAAGACTTGTTAATACGTCAGTTAAGACTGATAAATTAAAATCGGCGTCGCTATCTGGCGGGCGCGTAGACGCTTTCCGTGCACTAACGAATAAGTAG
- a CDS encoding RluA family pseudouridine synthase: MTTDTTKPFTLKKSVQEGDPLVLIDFLEKHTKLSKSVLKKVLNNGGVWFRKLSSSKRLRVRRATAPLTLESHVEFFFDPRYVNLEVPDSREVFASKEWGLWYKPPGVLSQGTDFGDHGSILRQIEKTKGKAYLIHRLDREAHGLMLFAYTHHAAGTFSKLWQDNKVEKFYKVEVVGNIQAKYPDGGDIHFKIDGKDAHSTFKITEQKEHTAILLVQIHTGRLHQIRRHFEELGYPVLGDPKYGTGNKNSDGIRLMSYQLKFTDPLSKKAINFELSDVVF, from the coding sequence GTGACGACTGATACAACGAAGCCATTTACATTGAAAAAAAGCGTGCAAGAGGGTGATCCTCTGGTGCTGATTGATTTTTTAGAAAAACATACAAAACTATCAAAGAGTGTTTTGAAAAAAGTTTTAAATAATGGTGGAGTCTGGTTTAGAAAATTAAGTTCATCAAAACGATTGCGTGTAAGAAGAGCGACTGCTCCACTAACACTTGAGTCCCATGTTGAATTTTTCTTTGACCCTCGTTATGTGAATTTAGAGGTGCCGGACTCACGTGAAGTTTTCGCCAGCAAAGAGTGGGGACTTTGGTACAAGCCACCAGGAGTTCTTTCACAAGGAACAGACTTCGGTGATCACGGAAGTATCCTGAGACAAATTGAAAAGACGAAAGGGAAAGCTTACCTGATTCATAGACTAGATCGTGAAGCTCATGGACTTATGCTTTTTGCTTACACTCACCATGCTGCAGGAACATTTTCTAAGTTATGGCAGGATAATAAGGTAGAGAAGTTTTATAAAGTTGAAGTGGTTGGAAATATCCAGGCAAAGTATCCGGATGGCGGCGATATTCATTTTAAAATTGATGGGAAAGATGCTCATTCAACTTTTAAAATCACAGAGCAAAAAGAGCACACGGCCATTTTATTAGTTCAGATTCATACAGGACGCCTTCACCAGATCAGACGTCACTTTGAAGAATTAGGGTATCCAGTTCTTGGAGACCCAAAATACGGAACAGGAAATAAAAACAGCGACGGGATAAGACTGATGTCTTATCAGTTAAAGTTCACTGATCCATTATCTAAGAAAGCAATTAATTTTGAATTGTCAGACGTAGTTTTTTAA
- a CDS encoding MATE family efflux transporter, giving the protein MSFKNNIKTAKEILIFSLPIIAGQIGQMFFGVGDIIVAGRYSSLAVASIGVAAMIFAPFLMVGIGVLFCTGPLASQLKGEGKSDPTFLYNAYLVSLVIAMTLGTALFFSEFYIGYFKLNPEIVPHVVLFLKWTSFSLFPAFVFQASKEYLQAQGKIYIPNSIIWFFNIVNVLLNILLMFGTTNFKGFGIEGSAIATTICRFLMAISIFFYMKSVTPFEMRRNPETIKKILRLGLPISFTILCEVLIFATVTVLVGGMSLIASASQNLVMNITSLTFMVPMALGSAISVLVGEQFGKKSIEGIVRLCRGAMTLTIFIQVFFACLYLTIPHLVMGLATTDEAVIVYGGALLFWVGLFQLPDGLQVVLSGVMRGLNETRIPMVLGLISYWVLGLPFGVYLAYQRNMEARGLWVGLAIGLTCMCVLLIAFYQNRIKKLRLTIQN; this is encoded by the coding sequence ATGTCATTCAAAAATAATATTAAAACCGCTAAAGAAATACTCATCTTCTCTCTGCCCATCATCGCAGGCCAAATCGGTCAGATGTTTTTTGGTGTAGGAGATATCATCGTTGCAGGACGCTACTCAAGCCTAGCTGTCGCTTCTATTGGTGTGGCCGCAATGATTTTTGCACCATTCTTAATGGTAGGGATTGGAGTTCTTTTTTGCACCGGACCTCTGGCCTCACAATTAAAAGGTGAAGGGAAATCAGACCCGACTTTCTTATATAACGCTTATCTCGTAAGTCTAGTGATCGCAATGACTCTGGGAACAGCTTTGTTTTTCTCAGAATTCTATATTGGTTACTTTAAACTCAATCCAGAAATCGTCCCTCATGTGGTGCTGTTTTTAAAATGGACTTCTTTCTCACTATTTCCTGCTTTTGTCTTCCAGGCCTCAAAAGAATACCTGCAAGCTCAGGGGAAGATTTATATTCCCAATTCAATCATCTGGTTTTTTAACATCGTGAACGTTCTTTTAAATATCCTCTTGATGTTTGGAACTACTAACTTCAAAGGATTTGGAATTGAAGGTTCTGCGATTGCGACAACGATTTGCCGCTTCTTAATGGCTATTTCTATTTTCTTTTATATGAAATCAGTTACGCCTTTTGAAATGAGACGAAATCCGGAAACAATTAAAAAAATTCTAAGACTAGGCCTTCCTATCTCCTTCACTATCTTGTGCGAAGTTTTAATCTTTGCAACCGTTACTGTTTTAGTTGGTGGAATGAGCTTAATTGCTTCTGCTTCTCAAAACCTGGTTATGAACATCACCTCTCTGACTTTCATGGTGCCTATGGCACTCGGAAGTGCGATTTCAGTTTTAGTTGGTGAACAGTTTGGTAAAAAATCTATCGAGGGAATTGTTCGTCTATGCCGTGGAGCTATGACATTAACGATTTTCATTCAGGTTTTCTTTGCTTGTCTTTATTTAACGATTCCTCATTTAGTTATGGGACTCGCGACAACTGATGAGGCCGTGATTGTTTACGGTGGAGCTCTTTTATTCTGGGTTGGACTCTTCCAGCTTCCAGATGGTCTTCAGGTGGTTTTGTCAGGAGTGATGAGAGGATTAAATGAAACCAGAATTCCAATGGTGTTAGGCCTTATTTCTTATTGGGTATTAGGACTTCCTTTCGGAGTTTATCTTGCGTACCAAAGAAATATGGAGGCCCGTGGATTGTGGGTTGGTCTTGCTATTGGTCTGACATGTATGTGTGTTTTATTAATCGCGTTTTATCAAAACCGAATTAAAAAACTACGTCTGACAATTCAAAATTAA
- a CDS encoding cryptochrome/photolyase family protein, giving the protein MKRALCWVRRDLRLHDHFALSEALKNADETIVAFIFDELILEKLHNKNDPRVSIIMDSLREMETQLQKYSSSLIVRFGNPVEEIPKLIAEYKIDGLFFNRDYEPYAKKRDSEIEQILLAQKKAVYTFKDHVFFEKNEILNGSGEIYKVFTPYKNKWLETFRAQEEFIPEYKCNLKKLYPIKNSKNIIDHDWLHEIAFLETPCVLTGGSKEALKRLNTFREFIENYKEARDVPALEQTSNLSSYIRMGNLSVRDMIRLAVEKRNSGYETWLSEIIWRDFYQVILDAYPRVDKHCFRPEYDNIKWLGSKKDFQAWCDGQTGYPLVDAAMRCLNTTGMMHNRLRMVVASFLTKTLLIDWRLGERYFAEKLLDYDMAANNGGWQWSASTGVDAQPYFRIFNPYNQSEKFDPEGIYIRQWCPELSRFSNKTIHSPHDTEIFEQVEAKCFVGKDYPAPIVGYKQQRDRALAMYKAVK; this is encoded by the coding sequence ATGAAACGTGCCTTATGTTGGGTCAGAAGAGACTTACGGCTTCACGATCACTTTGCCCTGTCAGAAGCACTTAAAAATGCAGATGAAACCATTGTCGCCTTTATTTTTGATGAACTTATATTAGAAAAGCTTCACAACAAAAATGACCCAAGAGTGTCCATAATTATGGACTCTCTTAGGGAGATGGAAACTCAGCTGCAAAAATATAGTTCAAGCTTAATTGTCCGTTTTGGAAATCCTGTTGAAGAAATTCCTAAACTGATCGCTGAATATAAAATTGATGGACTCTTTTTTAATCGCGACTATGAACCTTATGCCAAAAAGCGCGACTCTGAGATTGAGCAAATTCTTCTTGCTCAAAAAAAGGCAGTTTATACTTTTAAAGATCACGTCTTCTTTGAAAAAAATGAAATTTTAAACGGCTCAGGTGAAATTTATAAGGTTTTCACACCCTATAAAAATAAATGGCTAGAGACTTTTCGTGCACAGGAAGAATTTATTCCTGAATACAAATGTAATTTGAAAAAACTCTACCCTATAAAAAATTCTAAAAATATTATTGATCACGATTGGCTTCACGAAATCGCTTTTTTAGAAACACCTTGTGTTCTAACTGGTGGGAGCAAAGAAGCACTCAAACGATTAAATACTTTTAGAGAATTCATTGAAAACTACAAAGAGGCCCGCGATGTTCCGGCGCTTGAGCAGACATCAAATCTTTCAAGTTATATCAGAATGGGGAATCTCTCAGTCAGAGATATGATCCGACTTGCTGTAGAAAAAAGAAATTCAGGATATGAGACATGGCTTTCTGAAATTATCTGGCGAGATTTCTATCAGGTAATTCTTGATGCCTACCCTCGCGTGGATAAACACTGTTTTCGCCCGGAATATGACAACATCAAATGGTTGGGTTCAAAAAAAGATTTCCAAGCGTGGTGTGATGGCCAGACAGGCTATCCTCTCGTCGATGCGGCCATGAGATGTTTAAATACGACAGGGATGATGCATAATCGTCTGCGTATGGTTGTGGCCTCATTTCTCACGAAAACTCTTTTAATCGACTGGCGCTTAGGTGAGAGATACTTTGCTGAAAAACTTCTCGACTACGATATGGCCGCCAACAATGGGGGATGGCAATGGAGTGCTTCAACTGGTGTTGATGCTCAACCCTACTTTAGAATTTTTAATCCCTATAATCAGTCTGAAAAATTTGATCCCGAAGGAATTTATATCAGACAGTGGTGTCCTGAACTTTCCAGATTTTCAAACAAGACCATTCACTCTCCTCACGACACTGAAATCTTTGAGCAAGTAGAAGCAAAATGTTTTGTAGGTAAAGATTATCCGGCCCCGATTGTTGGTTATAAACAACAACGAGACCGCGCTTTAGCGATGTATAAAGCTGTTAAGTAG
- a CDS encoding TIGR01777 family oxidoreductase yields the protein MKILITGATGFVGSALAKKLLDSGHELNILTRSRENLPDVFKNSRVTAFEWKDTSVAPPIESISGINGVINLMGENISAKRWSNEQKIKLHTSRVESTKNLTNLLNHNLTAPLDFFISASAVGIYPVGLTDCLNEDSKTGKNFLAELCKDWEAAAYTLTKVKRIVIIRTAVVLEKNGGALTKMLPPFKLGLGGPIGNGNQYMSWIHLDDLVNIYTKAATDPKMSGVYNAAAPHPTDNFHFTKALGKVLHKPTLIPVPAAALKIAFGEMSSVILDSQKVISKRLPEEGITLQYETIESAMNKIFETR from the coding sequence ATGAAAATTTTAATCACAGGTGCTACAGGATTTGTCGGAAGTGCATTGGCAAAAAAACTATTAGACAGCGGGCATGAATTAAATATCCTCACAAGAAGTCGTGAAAATCTTCCAGATGTTTTTAAAAATTCAAGAGTCACTGCTTTTGAATGGAAAGATACCAGTGTTGCTCCTCCCATTGAAAGCATCTCCGGAATAAATGGAGTGATTAATCTTATGGGTGAAAATATTTCAGCAAAACGCTGGAGTAATGAGCAAAAGATTAAACTTCATACTTCGAGAGTCGAGTCGACCAAAAATCTTACCAATTTATTAAATCATAACTTAACAGCTCCTCTTGATTTTTTTATTTCAGCAAGTGCTGTGGGAATTTATCCCGTAGGTCTAACTGATTGCCTTAACGAAGATTCAAAAACTGGGAAAAACTTTCTCGCTGAACTTTGCAAAGATTGGGAAGCTGCCGCTTATACACTTACAAAAGTAAAACGCATCGTCATTATTAGAACTGCTGTTGTTTTAGAAAAAAATGGAGGAGCGCTGACAAAAATGCTGCCTCCTTTTAAGCTTGGATTAGGTGGACCGATCGGAAACGGAAATCAATATATGAGCTGGATTCATTTGGACGATTTAGTCAACATTTACACAAAAGCAGCAACAGATCCAAAAATGTCTGGAGTTTATAATGCCGCTGCCCCACATCCTACTGACAACTTCCATTTCACTAAGGCCCTGGGAAAAGTACTTCACAAACCAACGTTAATTCCGGTTCCGGCAGCTGCACTTAAAATTGCTTTTGGAGAAATGTCTTCAGTGATTTTAGATTCACAGAAAGTCATTTCTAAAAGACTTCCGGAAGAAGGCATCACACTTCAGTATGAAACAATTGAATCAGCAATGAATAAAATTTTTGAGACGAGATAA
- a CDS encoding MerR family transcriptional regulator yields MASKISGVGVHTIRAWEKRYKALVPVRDASGHRTYSKTDVEKLMLLSELCLLGYTISKVAGLTIPELKDLLKDLGKTEASFEATDFNLINDTKLTIDPAQSLPILNFALKSYKLDVISQELGKLKILLSPKDFALEILVPLSHSLAEAHSSGVFTSSQEQATRSLLKFHMGYNLYHPHDKKDKININVIVSGMEGDLNDLALGSVGLLCGHYGLHYTYLGADITYEALSDTVKSLEANVVIVGPSNVHNQLGKSHFQNYIEKLSGKLNPSTELVVAGKSELDLDKIPSKRLVILKTLSAVDEYLSHKNH; encoded by the coding sequence ATGGCGTCAAAAATTTCAGGAGTGGGGGTTCACACCATCCGCGCCTGGGAAAAACGATACAAGGCCCTTGTTCCTGTTCGTGATGCTTCTGGACATAGAACTTATTCTAAAACAGATGTTGAAAAACTTATGTTGCTTAGCGAGCTATGCTTGCTTGGGTATACTATTTCAAAAGTGGCGGGTCTCACGATTCCTGAACTTAAAGATTTACTTAAGGATCTCGGGAAAACAGAGGCGAGTTTTGAAGCAACAGATTTTAACCTGATCAATGACACTAAGCTCACTATAGACCCAGCTCAGTCACTTCCCATTTTAAATTTTGCTTTAAAAAGTTACAAACTCGATGTCATCTCACAAGAGTTGGGAAAATTAAAAATCCTTTTATCTCCAAAAGATTTTGCGCTTGAAATTCTTGTACCTCTTTCTCATTCACTAGCAGAGGCCCATTCAAGTGGTGTTTTTACTTCTTCGCAAGAGCAGGCGACGCGCTCCCTTTTAAAATTTCATATGGGTTATAATCTTTATCACCCTCACGATAAGAAAGATAAAATCAACATCAATGTGATTGTCAGTGGAATGGAAGGGGATTTAAACGATCTCGCTTTGGGGTCAGTTGGACTTCTTTGCGGCCATTACGGTCTTCACTATACTTATTTGGGTGCTGATATTACTTATGAGGCCTTAAGCGATACAGTGAAATCACTGGAGGCCAATGTGGTGATCGTAGGCCCGTCAAATGTTCACAATCAATTAGGAAAATCTCATTTCCAAAATTACATTGAAAAACTCTCTGGAAAATTAAATCCATCAACTGAACTGGTTGTCGCTGGGAAATCTGAACTTGATTTGGATAAAATCCCATCAAAGCGCCTGGTTATTTTAAAAACTCTAAGCGCAGTTGATGAATATCTCTCTCATAAAAATCACTAA
- a CDS encoding glutathione peroxidase, producing the protein MSKSLYDFNVIDINGATHSLKEYEGKTLLIVNVASKCGFTSQYTELEQIYKEYKDSGLEILAFPCNQFGAQEPGDAEEIKSFCSLTYDVSFPIFAKVDVNGSTTAPVYTYLKDSLPGLLGLKAIKWNFTKFLIGKDGKPIKRYAPTDKPLSILKDIKKIL; encoded by the coding sequence ATGAGCAAAAGTTTATATGATTTTAACGTCATTGATATTAACGGCGCCACTCACTCATTAAAAGAGTATGAGGGTAAGACACTTTTAATCGTTAACGTTGCTTCTAAATGTGGATTCACTTCGCAGTACACCGAGCTAGAGCAAATCTACAAAGAATACAAAGACTCAGGTCTTGAGATCCTGGCATTCCCTTGTAATCAATTTGGTGCTCAGGAGCCTGGGGACGCTGAAGAGATTAAATCTTTTTGCTCTCTTACTTATGATGTCAGCTTCCCTATTTTTGCCAAAGTAGATGTCAACGGATCAACGACTGCTCCAGTTTATACTTATTTAAAAGACTCTCTTCCTGGTCTGCTTGGACTTAAGGCCATCAAATGGAATTTTACAAAATTCCTCATTGGTAAAGATGGAAAACCAATCAAGAGATATGCTCCGACAGATAAGCCGCTTTCAATTTTAAAAGATATTAAGAAAATACTTTAG
- a CDS encoding ABC transporter ATP-binding protein, whose product MDIIQIKDISKSYGPDFALTDISLNIQRGKVFSLLGPNGAGKTTLVKLMLNLMHTDSGSIEINGLNVNDKNSRMGVAFIPEKFSFFPFYTARGVLEFFGKMKGIEGVELTAQVNSALEELQISDLANRKLSKMSKGQMQRVGLASILIGNNDLIVLDEPFSGLDPIGIRDLKEIIKKLKEQGKTMFINSHILLEMEQICDEIAILNKGKLLFAGSVASVLEKEKSLDDFFYRTVNEGRAQ is encoded by the coding sequence ATGGATATTATTCAAATTAAGGATATTTCAAAATCGTACGGCCCAGACTTCGCTTTGACAGACATCAGTCTTAATATTCAAAGAGGAAAGGTTTTTTCTCTTCTTGGACCCAACGGAGCTGGTAAAACGACTTTAGTTAAACTTATGCTTAATCTTATGCACACTGATTCAGGATCAATTGAAATCAATGGCCTGAATGTTAACGATAAAAATTCAAGAATGGGCGTGGCCTTCATTCCAGAAAAATTCAGCTTCTTTCCTTTCTACACAGCAAGAGGAGTTTTAGAATTCTTCGGAAAAATGAAAGGCATCGAAGGGGTTGAACTTACAGCTCAAGTGAACTCTGCTTTAGAAGAACTTCAAATCAGCGACCTTGCTAACAGAAAACTTTCTAAAATGTCTAAAGGGCAAATGCAGAGAGTGGGGTTAGCTAGCATTCTTATCGGTAACAATGACCTGATCGTTTTAGATGAACCTTTTTCAGGATTAGACCCAATCGGGATCAGAGACTTGAAAGAAATCATCAAAAAATTAAAAGAACAAGGTAAGACAATGTTCATTAACTCACACATCCTTCTGGAAATGGAGCAGATTTGTGATGAGATTGCTATTTTAAACAAAGGTAAACTTCTCTTTGCGGGATCAGTTGCTTCCGTTTTAGAAAAAGAAAAATCACTGGATGATTTTTTCTACAGAACCGTTAATGAAGGGAGAGCACAATAA
- a CDS encoding carbamoyltransferase family protein has translation MYTLGISCFYHDAAAALLKDGQIIAAAEEERFTRKKHDSSFPEHSINYCLNEANIKLTDIHSIVFYDKPILKFDRLLETYFTSAPSGLPSFLRAIPLWIKEKIYFKKLLKDGLKKFTTGKHPPLFFSEHHLSHAASAFFPSPYESAAILCIDGVGEWASTSAWVGHRNDIKPLFEIQYPHSLGLLYSTFTGFLGFKVNSGEYKMMGLAPYGKPIFKDLILKEVIAIFEDGSFQLNLKYFNFTSETGMYTEDFVELFNNPPRRSNDPITQFHKDLAASIQAVTEEVVIHLARAVKKMTNQKNLVMAGGVALNCVANGALIKSGLFDKIWVQPASGDSGGALGCALAYYHYHLKHERVVLENAQQGSLLGPAFTSLEIKRMLNKYNFKFTEFQTSMELDEVLVRDHLTKDKVVGFFQGRMEFGPRALGCRSIIGDARSPDMQSVMNLKIKQRESFRPFAPIVLKEDVEEYFDWKKSDESPYMLFTTQTKTKNLPAITHVDGSARLQVVDRNIHTRLHELLIAFKKATGCSVLINTSFNVRGEPVVCTPLEALKCFMTTDMDTLILENVLIVKTNQPQSVLDTKWESAYAED, from the coding sequence ATGTATACACTGGGCATTTCATGTTTCTACCACGACGCTGCGGCCGCTTTACTTAAAGACGGCCAAATCATTGCGGCCGCAGAAGAAGAACGCTTCACCAGAAAAAAGCATGACAGCTCTTTCCCTGAACACTCAATCAATTACTGCTTAAACGAAGCCAATATAAAGCTGACTGACATACACTCAATCGTCTTCTATGACAAACCCATCTTGAAGTTCGATCGCTTACTTGAAACTTATTTCACCAGTGCTCCATCAGGACTGCCGTCTTTTCTAAGAGCAATCCCTTTATGGATAAAAGAAAAAATCTATTTCAAAAAGCTTTTAAAAGACGGACTAAAAAAGTTTACGACTGGAAAACACCCACCATTATTTTTCAGTGAGCATCATCTTTCACACGCAGCTTCGGCCTTTTTCCCATCTCCTTATGAAAGCGCAGCTATCCTTTGCATTGACGGAGTCGGAGAGTGGGCAAGCACCAGCGCCTGGGTAGGACATAGAAACGACATTAAACCATTATTTGAAATCCAATACCCACATTCATTGGGTCTGCTTTACTCAACATTCACAGGCTTTCTGGGATTCAAAGTAAACTCTGGCGAATATAAAATGATGGGTCTTGCTCCTTACGGAAAACCAATCTTTAAGGATTTAATCCTAAAAGAAGTCATCGCTATTTTTGAAGATGGAAGTTTCCAGCTTAATTTAAAATATTTCAATTTCACTTCAGAAACTGGAATGTACACGGAAGACTTTGTTGAACTTTTCAACAATCCCCCGAGAAGAAGCAATGATCCTATTACTCAATTTCACAAAGACCTGGCGGCTTCAATTCAAGCAGTCACTGAAGAAGTAGTGATTCATCTTGCTCGTGCCGTAAAAAAAATGACGAATCAAAAAAATCTCGTCATGGCCGGAGGAGTGGCATTGAACTGTGTGGCCAACGGTGCACTCATAAAATCCGGTCTCTTTGACAAGATCTGGGTTCAGCCAGCTTCAGGTGATTCAGGAGGCGCACTTGGTTGTGCTCTGGCCTATTACCATTACCATTTAAAACACGAGCGAGTTGTTTTAGAAAATGCTCAACAAGGCTCACTTCTAGGCCCGGCATTTACCTCTCTCGAAATTAAGCGCATGTTGAATAAATATAATTTTAAGTTTACGGAATTTCAAACCTCAATGGAGTTGGATGAAGTTTTAGTAAGAGATCACCTGACAAAAGATAAAGTCGTAGGATTTTTTCAAGGCCGTATGGAATTTGGTCCTCGTGCCTTAGGATGCAGATCAATTATTGGAGATGCAAGAAGCCCAGATATGCAGTCTGTAATGAATTTAAAAATTAAACAACGAGAGTCATTCAGACCTTTCGCTCCTATCGTTTTGAAAGAAGATGTAGAAGAGTATTTTGACTGGAAAAAAAGCGATGAGAGTCCTTATATGCTTTTTACTACGCAAACAAAAACTAAAAACCTTCCAGCGATCACTCACGTAGATGGTTCAGCAAGACTTCAAGTGGTAGATCGAAATATCCATACTCGTTTACATGAACTTCTGATTGCTTTTAAGAAGGCCACTGGTTGCTCTGTCCTTATCAATACTTCATTTAATGTCAGAGGTGAGCCTGTCGTATGCACGCCTTTAGAAGCATTAAAGTGTTTTATGACCACAGATATGGATACACTTATTTTAGAAAATGTTCTGATTGTAAAAACGAATCAACCCCAATCTGTTTTAGATACTAAATGGGAGAGCGCTTATGCAGAAGACTAG